In Corynebacterium afermentans subsp. afermentans, a genomic segment contains:
- the dnaA gene encoding chromosomal replication initiator protein DnaA, whose translation MADQHLEDLWRGVVDELLRLSEQATSSVPTLTPQQRAYLRLMKPVVLVDGYALLSAPHQAAKNVIEESLSPHITALLSSHTGQPYALAVSVAAPEPEPEPEPEPVQPPAPTPEPSWQPTQSHVEAPAAGEQIPMGLDELAQMHAAQVAGRRREATAHPTVDPVDRRIPREKPAHDPDREASLNPKYTFENFVIGSSNRFANGAAVAVAENPAKAYNPLFIWGGSGLGKTHLLHAAGNYARVLQPGLRIKYVSSEEFTNDYINSVRDDRQESFKRRYRNLDILMVDDIQFLEGKEGTQEEFFHTFNALHQANKQIILSSDRPPKELTTLEDRLRTRFISGLITDVQPPDLETRIAILMKKAAADGTQVDHAVLELIASQFESSIRELEGALIRVSAYSSLINEPITMEVAQVALRDILPDEGDVNITADAIKDAAAEYFQVSLDQLTGAGKTRQVAHARQIAMYLCRELTELSLPKIGDEFGGKDHTTVMYADRKIRKEMTENRGTYDEIQELTQVIKNRARMHAR comes from the coding sequence TTGGCGGACCAACACCTCGAGGACCTGTGGCGCGGCGTCGTCGACGAGCTGCTGCGCCTCTCGGAGCAGGCCACCTCGTCCGTACCCACGCTTACCCCCCAACAGCGCGCCTACCTGCGGCTAATGAAGCCGGTCGTGCTTGTCGACGGCTACGCCCTCCTCTCCGCACCCCACCAAGCCGCGAAAAATGTCATTGAGGAGTCCCTGTCTCCCCACATCACGGCACTGCTGTCGTCCCACACCGGCCAGCCCTACGCCCTGGCCGTCTCCGTCGCCGCGCCCGAGCCGGAACCCGAACCAGAGCCTGAGCCTGTTCAGCCGCCGGCGCCTACACCGGAGCCGAGCTGGCAACCCACCCAATCCCACGTCGAAGCGCCGGCAGCGGGAGAGCAGATCCCCATGGGCCTGGACGAATTGGCGCAGATGCATGCTGCCCAGGTGGCGGGGCGTCGTCGAGAAGCAACTGCGCACCCCACCGTGGACCCAGTGGACCGCCGCATCCCCCGCGAGAAACCCGCGCACGACCCGGACCGCGAAGCCAGCCTGAACCCGAAGTACACCTTCGAAAACTTCGTCATCGGCTCGTCCAACCGCTTCGCCAACGGCGCCGCCGTCGCCGTCGCCGAAAACCCCGCCAAGGCCTACAACCCCCTGTTCATCTGGGGCGGCTCCGGTCTCGGCAAAACCCACCTCCTGCACGCCGCAGGCAACTACGCGCGCGTGCTGCAGCCGGGACTGCGCATCAAGTACGTCTCGTCCGAGGAATTCACCAACGACTACATCAACTCCGTGCGCGACGACCGCCAAGAATCCTTCAAGCGGCGCTACCGCAACCTGGACATCCTCATGGTCGACGACATCCAGTTCCTCGAGGGCAAAGAAGGCACCCAGGAAGAGTTCTTCCACACTTTCAACGCTCTGCACCAGGCAAACAAGCAGATCATCCTGTCCTCCGACCGGCCGCCGAAGGAGTTGACCACGCTCGAGGACCGGTTAAGGACGCGCTTCATCAGCGGCCTCATCACCGACGTGCAGCCGCCCGACCTGGAAACCCGCATCGCCATCCTGATGAAGAAGGCGGCCGCCGACGGCACCCAGGTCGACCACGCCGTGCTCGAGCTCATTGCCTCCCAGTTCGAGTCCTCCATCCGCGAACTCGAAGGCGCGCTGATCCGTGTGTCGGCGTACTCGTCGCTGATCAACGAGCCGATCACCATGGAAGTCGCCCAAGTAGCACTGCGCGACATCCTCCCCGACGAAGGCGACGTCAACATCACCGCCGACGCCATCAAGGATGCCGCCGCCGAGTACTTCCAGGTCTCCCTGGACCAGCTCACCGGAGCCGGAAAGACCAGGCAGGTCGCCCACGCGCGCCAGATTGCCATGTACCTGTGCCGCGAACTGACCGAGCTATCACTGCCGAAGATCGGCGACGAGTTCGGCGGCAAGGACCACACCACCGTCATGTACGCAGACCGCAAGATCCGCAAGGAAATGACGGAAAACCGCGGCACCTACGACGAGATCCAGGAACTCACGCAGGTGATCAAGAACCGCGCCCGCATGCACGCGCGGTAG
- the dnaN gene encoding DNA polymerase III subunit beta: MDNNVSFRVHKDELADAAAWVARSLPTKSTQPVLRAVVITADDNGLEFAGFDYEVSTRVRIGAEVNDPGRVAVAGKLLADIVGTMPNDAIEVSTDSKVMTLKARSSRFELPLIALDDYPQLPHLPEVTGRISPAALTGAVTQVASAAGRDDTLPMLTGIHLEIDGENVTLTATDRFRLAQRHLTWEPTSPDVKADLLVPAKTLLDNARTLDTSIDDPVELAAGTADNIGGDGLFGLHTGNRETTTRMLDADFPNVAPLLPKTHTAIASVEVAPLLESIRRVSLVADRNAQLRMHFKEGELTLFSSGADSGAAQETLQAAFTGVDELLIAFNAGYLRDGLSVIGTDRVVFGFTEASRPAIMIPQPEELPERGEDGTFPTPDTHFTYLLMPVRLPG; the protein is encoded by the coding sequence ATGGACAACAATGTGTCGTTTCGCGTCCATAAGGATGAGCTCGCGGACGCTGCGGCGTGGGTCGCGCGCAGCCTGCCCACCAAGTCGACGCAACCGGTGCTGCGCGCGGTTGTGATTACAGCCGACGACAACGGCCTGGAGTTCGCGGGCTTCGACTACGAGGTCTCTACCCGCGTGCGCATCGGTGCCGAGGTCAACGATCCGGGCCGCGTGGCGGTAGCCGGCAAGCTGCTCGCGGACATCGTGGGCACCATGCCTAACGACGCCATCGAGGTCTCCACCGATTCCAAAGTGATGACGCTGAAGGCGCGTTCCTCCCGCTTCGAACTGCCGCTGATTGCGCTGGACGATTACCCGCAGCTGCCGCACCTGCCGGAGGTCACGGGCCGAATCTCTCCGGCGGCGCTCACGGGCGCGGTGACCCAAGTGGCCTCCGCCGCCGGCCGCGACGACACACTGCCGATGCTCACCGGCATCCACCTAGAAATCGACGGTGAGAATGTCACCCTCACGGCAACGGACCGCTTCCGCCTGGCGCAGCGCCACCTGACCTGGGAGCCGACCAGCCCGGACGTCAAGGCGGACTTGCTCGTCCCGGCGAAAACGCTGCTGGACAACGCGCGCACGCTGGACACGTCCATCGACGATCCGGTGGAGCTCGCCGCGGGCACTGCCGACAACATCGGCGGCGACGGCCTGTTCGGCCTGCACACCGGCAACCGCGAAACCACCACCCGCATGCTGGATGCGGATTTCCCCAACGTTGCGCCTCTTTTGCCGAAGACGCACACGGCGATCGCGTCGGTGGAGGTCGCGCCGCTTCTGGAGTCCATCCGCCGCGTCAGCCTGGTCGCGGACCGCAACGCGCAGCTGCGCATGCACTTCAAGGAGGGCGAGCTGACGCTGTTTTCCTCCGGCGCGGACTCGGGCGCCGCCCAGGAGACCCTCCAGGCCGCGTTCACCGGGGTGGATGAGCTGCTCATCGCGTTCAACGCGGGCTATCTTCGCGACGGCCTTTCCGTCATCGGCACCGACCGCGTCGTGTTCGGCTTCACGGAGGCTTCCCGCCCGGCGATCATGATCCCGCAGCCGGAGGAGCTTCCGGAGCGCGGCGAGGACGGCACGTTCCCCACACCGGACACGCACTTCACTTACCTGCTCATGCCGGTTCGCCT